In Nostoc sp. CENA543, a single genomic region encodes these proteins:
- the hisA gene encoding 1-(5-phosphoribosyl)-5-[(5-phosphoribosylamino)methylideneamino]imidazole-4-carboxamide isomerase, protein MDVIPAIDLLDGRCVRLYQGDYDRSQVFSENPVDVAKQWADQGATRLHIVDLDGAKAGKVVNLQAIEAIAQAISIPIEIGGGLRDQASVQQVFDLGVRWAILGTVAVEQPQLVQQLCQEFPDKIIIGIDARNGLVATRGWLETSQVLATQLAVQMQELGAAAIIYTDIHRDGTLEGPNLEALRELAAAISIPVIASGGVSSVTDLLSLLALEPQGVTGVIVGRALYTGDISLREALQAIGSGRIQDIPPNLDFSSFA, encoded by the coding sequence ATGGATGTGATTCCAGCAATTGATTTATTAGATGGTCGTTGTGTGCGACTGTATCAAGGAGACTACGATCGCTCTCAGGTTTTTAGTGAAAATCCTGTGGATGTGGCTAAACAATGGGCAGATCAAGGTGCGACTAGATTGCACATTGTGGATTTAGATGGTGCAAAGGCTGGTAAAGTAGTAAACTTGCAGGCGATTGAAGCGATCGCGCAAGCAATTTCTATCCCCATTGAAATTGGTGGTGGACTGCGTGACCAAGCTAGTGTACAACAAGTATTTGATTTGGGTGTACGCTGGGCGATTCTCGGTACTGTCGCTGTTGAACAACCCCAATTAGTACAACAACTGTGTCAAGAGTTTCCTGACAAAATTATTATTGGCATTGATGCGCGGAATGGACTAGTAGCGACTCGTGGTTGGTTGGAAACTTCACAGGTATTAGCTACCCAACTCGCTGTGCAGATGCAAGAACTGGGAGCAGCTGCAATCATTTACACTGATATTCACCGTGATGGGACTCTCGAAGGGCCAAACCTAGAAGCATTGCGAGAACTCGCTGCTGCAATTTCTATTCCTGTGATTGCGTCTGGGGGTGTTAGTTCTGTGACTGATTTGTTGAGTTTGTTGGCTCTAGAACCCCAAGGCGTTACAGGTGTAATTGTCGGGCGCGCCCTGTATACTGGTGATATTTCGTTAAGGGAAGCATTGCAAGCGATCGGGTCAGGACGAATTCAAGATATCCCACCCAATTTAGATTTTTCTTCTTTCGCTTAA
- a CDS encoding winged helix-turn-helix domain-containing protein, whose amino-acid sequence MYTSESIKYSARADIGQTSRVLVVEDEELIQEMLAVALEEEGYSVVTAPDGRAAIEYLKSFEPNGGEFPFDLVILDIMLPQINGLDICRLLRHQGNPVPILMLSAKGSETDRVLGLEVGADDYLTKPFSMRELVARCRALLRRQRLSTLPQLPVLKYKDVTLNPQECRVLVRGQEVNLSPKEFRLLELFMSYARRVWSREQLLDQVWGPDFVGDSKTVDVHIRWLREKLEQDPSHPEYIVTVRGFGYRFG is encoded by the coding sequence ATGTACACCAGTGAATCGATCAAATATTCTGCTAGAGCAGACATTGGACAAACAAGCCGTGTTCTGGTGGTAGAAGATGAAGAGCTAATCCAAGAAATGCTAGCCGTAGCATTAGAAGAAGAAGGTTATAGCGTAGTCACAGCCCCTGATGGGCGTGCTGCGATCGAATATCTGAAAAGTTTTGAACCCAACGGCGGAGAGTTTCCCTTTGATTTGGTGATTTTGGACATTATGTTGCCCCAAATCAACGGTTTAGATATTTGCCGCTTGCTGCGTCATCAAGGCAACCCTGTCCCGATTTTAATGTTGAGTGCCAAGGGCAGCGAAACTGACCGCGTCTTGGGTTTAGAAGTAGGTGCAGATGACTATTTAACCAAACCTTTCAGTATGCGGGAATTAGTCGCCCGTTGTCGTGCGCTGCTGCGTCGTCAACGCCTCAGCACCTTACCACAGCTACCAGTCCTCAAATATAAAGACGTAACTTTAAACCCCCAAGAATGTCGAGTATTGGTACGTGGGCAAGAAGTTAACCTTTCCCCCAAAGAATTCCGTCTATTAGAATTATTTATGAGTTATGCCCGTCGGGTGTGGTCACGGGAACAGTTACTAGACCAAGTGTGGGGGCCTGACTTTGTGGGAGATAGCAAAACTGTAGATGTTCACATCCGGTGGTTGCGGGAAAAACTAGAGCAAGACCCCAGCCACCCAGAATATATTGTGACTGTCAGAGGATTTGGCTATCGATTCGGATAA
- a CDS encoding cell wall metabolism sensor histidine kinase WalK — protein MLLLGFLLGLAVGIGFWIWQQVQLNRYLERVLQPLNSRTAKVKTPLLPRLRQEIAIIKQQGQDLQQSLQIYQDVLDFAPVGYLQVDEENQLLWCNQQARKLLYLQRWQPGQVRLLLELVRSYELDRLIEQTRDEQVAKNKEWMFHPSCDNPAEMPTIKSLALRAASLPLPNGQVGVFLENRQPMQDMNQVRERSFSDLAHELRTPLTSIRLVVETLQNRLEPPLNRWVDRLMQEVDRLINLVQSWLELTQMETSLAAQLQTEAVEVRSLIFSVWETLEPLAQRQNLSLAYSGPESIWIKADSAKIYQVFLNLLDNSIKYSPPAADIQIQTKILQPANHQGGEINSSILEINLIDSGTGFAPEDLPHIFERFYRGDKARTHSPLPANSPVETIVGNGLGLAIVRQIVLAHGGSIKAMNHPQTGGAWMQLQFPQVMANSQSQDYS, from the coding sequence ATGCTCTTATTGGGATTTCTTCTCGGTTTAGCGGTAGGCATTGGATTTTGGATTTGGCAACAGGTTCAGTTAAACCGCTACCTGGAACGCGTACTCCAACCTTTAAATTCCCGCACCGCTAAAGTCAAAACCCCTTTGCTACCACGACTACGGCAAGAAATTGCCATCATCAAACAGCAGGGACAGGATTTACAGCAGTCATTACAAATCTATCAAGATGTGCTGGACTTTGCCCCAGTGGGGTACTTACAGGTAGACGAAGAAAATCAGCTGCTGTGGTGTAATCAACAAGCCCGGAAACTCTTGTACCTGCAAAGATGGCAACCAGGACAGGTACGCCTGTTGCTAGAATTAGTGCGTTCCTATGAACTAGATAGGTTAATTGAGCAAACTCGTGATGAGCAAGTCGCTAAAAATAAGGAGTGGATGTTTCATCCCTCTTGTGATAATCCGGCGGAAATGCCGACAATTAAATCTTTAGCATTGCGTGCTGCTAGTTTACCTTTACCGAATGGTCAAGTCGGCGTATTCTTAGAAAATCGCCAACCCATGCAGGACATGAACCAAGTCCGAGAACGTTCCTTTTCTGACTTGGCGCATGAGTTGCGAACCCCCTTAACTTCAATTCGCTTGGTGGTAGAAACCCTGCAAAATCGTTTAGAACCGCCTTTAAATCGCTGGGTTGATCGCTTAATGCAGGAAGTAGACCGATTAATTAACTTAGTGCAAAGCTGGCTAGAACTCACCCAAATGGAGACTAGTTTAGCGGCACAATTACAAACTGAAGCGGTAGAAGTGCGATCGCTGATTTTCTCTGTTTGGGAAACGTTAGAACCCTTAGCACAACGTCAAAACTTATCTCTAGCCTATTCTGGCCCTGAAAGTATCTGGATTAAAGCCGATTCAGCCAAAATTTACCAAGTTTTTCTGAATTTGCTAGATAATAGTATTAAATACAGTCCACCTGCTGCTGATATTCAAATTCAAACCAAAATATTGCAGCCAGCAAATCATCAAGGGGGTGAGATTAATTCCTCTATTTTAGAAATTAATCTGATTGACTCTGGCACAGGTTTTGCACCAGAAGATTTACCCCATATTTTTGAGCGATTTTATCGTGGAGATAAAGCCAGAACCCATTCCCCTTTACCAGCAAATAGTCCAGTGGAAACTATTGTCGGTAATGGCTTAGGACTGGCGATCGTGCGACAAATTGTCTTAGCGCATGGTGGTTCGATCAAAGCTATGAACCATCCCCAAACCGGTGGCGCATGGATGCAACTCCAATTCCCACAGGTGATGGCAAACTCCCAAAGCCAAGACTATAGTTAA
- the phoU gene encoding phosphate signaling complex protein PhoU: MKAVIYSPNSGSPQLARAIRRLERDVLRMGALVEQSCRLSHQALFARDLQAAEELPRLDKKIDRFYRQIESDCTSIMTLQAPTAQDLRCLSAFMQLVRDLERIGDYAKDLADIAVKIFPYPPHQSLPEIAVMSHHAQAMLATSLVALADLDEVGGRSIKNLDDTVDSAYDRLYQTLAQQRDLPGVVEPIILLALAIRCLERMADHSTNIGQRVAYIVTGQRS, translated from the coding sequence GTGAAAGCTGTTATTTATAGCCCTAACTCTGGAAGTCCCCAGTTAGCACGCGCCATCAGGCGTTTAGAACGGGATGTATTACGCATGGGTGCTTTGGTAGAACAATCATGTCGCCTCAGCCACCAGGCTTTATTTGCTCGTGATTTACAAGCAGCTGAGGAACTTCCCCGATTAGATAAAAAAATTGATCGTTTTTATAGACAAATAGAATCAGACTGTACATCTATCATGACCTTACAAGCACCGACAGCGCAAGATTTACGTTGTTTGAGTGCTTTTATGCAGTTAGTTCGCGATTTAGAACGCATCGGTGATTATGCTAAAGATTTAGCTGATATTGCTGTTAAAATCTTTCCCTATCCGCCTCATCAGTCTTTACCAGAAATTGCTGTCATGTCCCACCATGCCCAAGCTATGCTAGCAACGAGTTTAGTAGCTTTGGCTGATTTAGATGAAGTTGGTGGGCGGAGCATTAAAAATTTAGATGATACTGTAGATAGTGCATACGATCGCCTTTATCAAACCCTAGCTCAACAACGGGACTTGCCAGGAGTCGTAGAACCAATTATCTTACTGGCTTTGGCGATTCGATGTCTGGAAAGAATGGCAGATCACTCAACGAATATCGGTCAAAGGGTGGCTTATATCGTCACTGGTCAACGTTCTTAA
- a CDS encoding Crp/Fnr family transcriptional regulator — protein MSSIILSPDSSTLLKNIPLAGQLTQRLFTRKEVIEPCSDVMWMIERGAVRTLTWSEEGTFITLGYWGPGDLIGYNLTNLKPYQIECLTSVEVTTVPLHLRHQYIDALIAHIQNSEELLHIINRKPISLRLWEFLVWLSKKFGRNLEQGCLIELYITHQEIAEVLNTTRVTITRLLQEFETAKMLLRHQRRIILYPPDKSLKKS, from the coding sequence ATGTCTTCGATTATTTTATCCCCAGATTCTTCTACTTTACTAAAAAATATTCCCTTGGCTGGACAATTAACTCAACGGCTTTTTACTCGTAAAGAGGTCATCGAGCCTTGCAGTGATGTTATGTGGATGATTGAGAGGGGGGCGGTGCGTACGCTGACATGGAGCGAAGAAGGAACGTTTATCACTTTGGGCTATTGGGGGCCGGGTGATTTGATAGGATATAACTTAACTAATCTCAAACCTTATCAAATTGAATGTTTAACTAGTGTTGAAGTAACTACGGTGCCTCTGCATCTTAGACATCAATATATAGATGCTTTAATAGCACACATTCAAAATTCAGAAGAGCTTTTACACATAATCAACCGCAAACCCATTTCCTTACGTCTATGGGAATTTTTGGTGTGGCTAAGTAAAAAGTTTGGGCGCAATTTAGAGCAAGGTTGCCTTATAGAACTATATATTACCCATCAGGAAATAGCAGAAGTTTTAAACACCACTAGAGTTACAATTACACGTTTACTGCAAGAATTTGAAACAGCAAAAATGCTGTTACGTCATCAACGCCGGATTATTCTATATCCACCAGACAAATCACTGAAAAAATCTTAA